From Desulfuromonas soudanensis, the proteins below share one genomic window:
- a CDS encoding methionine adenosyltransferase gives MVEVAVETRCGKTVSEQPTEIFERKEAIHGAMGQFLERYSSFEKITVYYNALDEPGRGLAGVYLSLLGTSVEDADSGQVGRGNRVNGLISLNRPLGTEAAAGKNPVSHIGKIYNVLAHNLAREIYERIEGVREVYVLLLSRIGTPIDHPVAAVARILPSEEMPAGEISRGIQEIFAGAFSGLDDFCLRLGRGEYPVC, from the coding sequence ATGGTCGAGGTTGCTGTTGAAACGCGCTGTGGCAAAACGGTGTCGGAGCAACCGACGGAGATTTTCGAACGCAAGGAGGCGATTCACGGTGCCATGGGGCAATTCCTGGAGCGCTACAGTTCCTTTGAAAAAATTACCGTGTATTACAACGCCCTCGATGAACCGGGGAGAGGGCTCGCCGGCGTTTACCTGAGTCTGCTCGGCACCTCTGTAGAGGACGCCGATTCGGGACAGGTCGGGCGGGGAAACCGGGTCAACGGCCTCATCTCCTTGAATCGGCCCCTTGGGACCGAGGCGGCAGCTGGAAAAAATCCGGTCAGTCATATAGGGAAAATCTACAATGTCCTGGCTCACAACCTGGCCAGGGAAATTTATGAGCGAATCGAGGGGGTCAGAGAAGTTTACGTCCTCCTCCTGAGCAGGATTGGCACGCCGATCGATCACCCGGTGGCAGCCGTAGCCCGTATTCTCCCCTCGGAGGAAATGCCGGCCGGGGAAATTTCACGGGGTATTCAGGAGATTTTCGCCGGTGCCTTTTCCGGACTCGATGATTTCTGCCTGCGTCTCGGACGGGGAGAATACCCCGTCTGTTGA
- a CDS encoding glucosaminidase domain-containing protein, with protein MKLFPFLPIHGLLLAGVLSLGSCTEGGQPRSVFGDEPNPPVLSPASHEDLSALFSLHDYGWNTLNNGVPPFILNTLPTDLDRVPEISKKKSIFFLSILPMVLMINEEISQERATLLAIFDRLEGGESLSPEDRKVAVELAKKYRIEKNPLTSARTREALLKRVDIIPPSMVLAQAANESAYGTSRFALMANNLFGEWTFIPGTGLVPMNRPEGESYEVRRFRTVYDSVQSYIANLNTHWAYKSLRNKRAKMRREGVPLRGVDLAEGLLLYSTRGEAYVEDIQSIIRKNRLSRLSAAALRN; from the coding sequence ATGAAACTATTTCCATTTTTGCCAATCCACGGCCTCCTGCTGGCCGGAGTTCTTTCCCTGGGCAGTTGCACCGAGGGAGGTCAGCCCCGGTCCGTCTTCGGCGATGAACCGAACCCGCCGGTTCTCTCCCCGGCATCCCACGAAGATCTGAGCGCTCTGTTTTCCCTGCACGATTACGGCTGGAACACTCTCAACAACGGAGTCCCCCCCTTTATACTTAACACCCTGCCGACCGACCTCGATCGCGTTCCGGAAATCTCGAAGAAAAAAAGTATTTTCTTTTTATCGATTCTCCCCATGGTCCTGATGATCAACGAGGAGATCAGCCAGGAACGTGCCACTCTTTTGGCCATTTTTGACCGCCTCGAGGGCGGAGAGTCCCTCTCTCCCGAGGACCGGAAGGTCGCAGTCGAATTGGCGAAAAAATACCGGATCGAGAAAAATCCCCTGACGAGCGCCAGAACAAGGGAGGCTCTCCTGAAGCGGGTGGATATCATCCCCCCGTCCATGGTTCTTGCCCAGGCGGCCAATGAATCAGCCTACGGCACGTCGCGCTTCGCGCTTATGGCAAACAATCTCTTCGGCGAGTGGACGTTCATTCCCGGGACAGGGCTCGTCCCGATGAACCGTCCTGAGGGGGAGTCCTACGAGGTGCGTCGTTTCCGCACGGTCTACGATTCGGTCCAGTCCTACATAGCCAATCTGAACACCCACTGGGCCTATAAAAGCCTGCGCAACAAAAGAGCAAAGATGCGCCGCGAAGGTGTCCCCCTGCGGGGGGTCGACCTTGCCGAAGGACTTCTCCTCTACTCCACCCGCGGCGAGGCCTATGTCGAGGATATCCAGTCAATCATCCGCAAAAACCGCCTCTCCCGCCTTTCGGCGGCGGCCCTGCGCAACTGA
- a CDS encoding ferritin family protein, with amino-acid sequence MNNDDQVCYTFEAAIEMAVQMEEEGFRHYLKALRIVKDKAAKEILRDAAFDELEHKHQLEKALIEGEVAGEGMDRPVPTMNLDYVLGKKELGPRADAREALAFAIHLEKGSLDFYRRMSQGCAGAPMAKLFDRIYNDESRHLQELEDLYEEHFLTEN; translated from the coding sequence ATGAATAATGACGATCAGGTCTGTTATACATTTGAGGCCGCCATCGAGATGGCCGTTCAAATGGAAGAAGAAGGGTTTCGGCATTATCTCAAGGCACTCCGCATCGTCAAGGACAAGGCGGCCAAAGAGATCCTCCGGGATGCGGCTTTCGATGAACTCGAGCATAAGCATCAACTGGAAAAGGCTCTGATCGAGGGGGAGGTGGCGGGCGAGGGGATGGATCGCCCCGTTCCGACCATGAACCTCGACTATGTGCTCGGAAAAAAGGAGCTCGGACCCAGGGCCGATGCCCGCGAGGCGCTGGCCTTTGCCATACATCTTGAGAAGGGGTCCCTCGATTTCTACAGGCGGATGAGCCAGGGTTGCGCCGGGGCTCCCATGGCCAAACTTTTTGATCGGATCTACAACGATGAAAGCCGCCATCTTCAGGAACTGGAAGATCTCTACGAGGAACACTTTCTGACCGAAAACTGA
- the rpmF gene encoding 50S ribosomal protein L32, which produces MAVPKKKTSKSKRDMRRAHDAITAPGISLCPQCKEPKQPHRACASCGTYKGKEVAGPKE; this is translated from the coding sequence ATGGCTGTACCCAAGAAAAAAACCTCCAAGTCCAAACGCGATATGCGCCGCGCCCATGATGCGATCACGGCCCCCGGTATTTCCCTTTGCCCTCAGTGCAAGGAGCCCAAGCAGCCTCACCGCGCTTGCGCCAGCTGTGGTACCTACAAGGGAAAAGAAGTTGCCGGACCTAAAGAATAA
- the mazG gene encoding nucleoside triphosphate pyrophosphohydrolase, producing the protein MNDISQAFMRLVGIMATLRSPQGCPWDAEQTPETLRPYLVEETYEVLEAIDHGEPQAIREELGDLLLQIVFLSRLFEERREFHIGDVADAIADKLIRRHPHVFADAPDRDLATLNRQWNRIKEEEKPFSDTPRPLLHGVPETLPALMRAAKFQGKAHRAGFDPPAADGPTGTIHTELARLEITLGQPNQGVQEEAIGDLLLAVVDLSRHLNIDAEEALRKRTNHFAMRVEQVGQELTDEGLTFQEAPSDKLERLWVKTGALTKK; encoded by the coding sequence ATGAACGACATCAGTCAGGCCTTCATGCGCCTGGTTGGCATCATGGCCACCCTGCGTTCGCCGCAGGGGTGCCCGTGGGACGCCGAACAGACTCCGGAAACCCTCCGCCCATATCTTGTGGAAGAGACCTACGAGGTGCTGGAGGCCATTGACCACGGAGAGCCTCAGGCCATCCGGGAGGAACTTGGAGATCTCCTGCTGCAGATCGTTTTCCTCTCCCGACTCTTCGAGGAGCGTCGGGAATTCCATATCGGCGATGTGGCCGATGCCATCGCCGACAAACTCATCAGGCGGCACCCCCATGTCTTTGCCGACGCACCGGACAGGGATCTTGCGACCCTCAACCGGCAATGGAACCGGATCAAGGAAGAGGAAAAACCATTCAGCGATACACCCCGCCCCCTTCTTCACGGCGTCCCAGAGACCCTCCCCGCCCTGATGCGTGCCGCCAAATTTCAGGGAAAAGCGCACCGAGCCGGTTTTGACCCTCCCGCCGCGGACGGACCGACGGGGACCATCCACACAGAGCTCGCCCGATTGGAAATAACTCTTGGTCAACCGAACCAGGGAGTTCAGGAAGAAGCCATAGGCGATCTCCTTCTCGCCGTAGTCGACCTCTCCCGCCATCTCAACATCGATGCCGAAGAGGCTCTGCGCAAGAGAACCAACCACTTTGCCATGAGAGTGGAGCAGGTCGGCCAGGAACTGACCGATGAGGGGCTGACATTTCAGGAAGCCCCTTCTGATAAGCTCGAACGCCTATGGGTCAAAACCGGGGCCCTCACAAAAAAATAG
- a CDS encoding YceD family protein: MLIRLEDIKDEGLELEFEEPRSIFPLLADLQTDEVVFLEPVRVRLRVFRAGDMIEAQGEVSSSVRVACGRCLKEFIQPIHSAFELTYVVELPEIEDESADGELELDAEDMGLILVEGEEIDFAGVIEEQVLMALPLRPLCDEGCKGLCPQCGADLNVSQCGCHPSEFGGKFAVLKNFKIDKS, encoded by the coding sequence TTGCTGATCCGCCTTGAAGACATTAAGGATGAGGGTCTCGAACTTGAGTTCGAAGAACCCCGCAGCATCTTCCCTCTGCTTGCCGATCTGCAGACCGATGAGGTCGTCTTTCTGGAGCCGGTACGGGTGCGGCTGAGGGTTTTCCGCGCCGGGGATATGATTGAGGCGCAGGGAGAAGTAAGCTCCTCAGTGCGTGTGGCCTGCGGGCGTTGCCTCAAAGAATTTATTCAGCCGATCCATTCGGCTTTCGAGCTCACCTATGTGGTGGAGTTGCCGGAGATTGAGGATGAATCCGCTGACGGCGAGTTGGAGCTTGACGCCGAGGACATGGGTCTGATCCTTGTCGAGGGGGAAGAAATCGATTTTGCCGGGGTAATCGAGGAGCAGGTCCTGATGGCGCTCCCCTTACGGCCTCTGTGCGACGAAGGGTGCAAGGGACTCTGTCCCCAGTGCGGAGCGGATCTCAACGTCTCCCAGTGCGGATGTCACCCCTCGGAATTTGGCGGTAAGTTTGCTGTCCTGAAGAATTTCAAAATCGACAAGTCGTGA
- a CDS encoding TraR/DksA family transcriptional regulator, with product MRRERLEMSKKKLHTLREDLLAELRAKNAEAAAMIDEGVPDIADQGLTENIKGFLHLLGDAKREEILEIDEALDRIRDGSYGSCLRCGDEIDIERLQLLPHTRYCVSCKGILEKEARIKAGPGVGTL from the coding sequence ATGAGGAGAGAACGACTGGAGATGAGCAAAAAGAAACTCCACACCCTGAGGGAAGATCTTCTGGCGGAATTGCGGGCAAAAAATGCCGAAGCCGCCGCCATGATCGATGAGGGGGTCCCGGATATCGCCGACCAGGGGCTCACCGAAAACATCAAGGGATTTCTCCACCTCCTCGGAGATGCGAAACGGGAAGAAATCCTGGAAATCGACGAGGCCCTCGACCGCATCCGCGACGGCAGCTACGGCTCCTGTCTTCGGTGCGGTGACGAGATCGACATCGAGCGACTGCAACTCCTCCCCCACACCCGCTACTGCGTCTCCTGCAAGGGAATCCTGGAGAAAGAAGCGAGGATCAAGGCAGGCCCAGGCGTCGGGACCCTCTAG
- the plsX gene encoding phosphate acyltransferase PlsX, with amino-acid sequence MTVAVDAMGGDNAPGVEVEGAVAAARRWGVAIILVGDADKVGAELKKHRVDGLTIAIHHASDVVGMHDSASDVIRKKKDCSIRVAFDLVRNGQAQAVVSAGNSGATMAAGMFVLKRIPGIDRPAIATIMPNIKDKTLVLDVGGNVDCKPLHLVQFALMGEVYTRRVLGKERPKVGLLSNGEEESKGNDLTREAHRLLKSASFNYVGYVEGRDIYNGSVDVVVCDGFVGNVVLKVAEGLSEGIFTMLRKEIGSRPLAKIGYLLARPAFQAFRKRVDYSEYGGAPLLGIDGTGVICHGGSSPKAIMNAVRMSRECVVKKVNQTMIAQIQEYCDGQPAAVDASSATQG; translated from the coding sequence ATTACTGTTGCCGTGGATGCCATGGGAGGCGACAATGCCCCTGGCGTTGAAGTGGAAGGCGCCGTCGCCGCCGCCAGGCGTTGGGGTGTTGCCATCATCCTCGTGGGCGATGCGGACAAGGTCGGGGCTGAGCTGAAAAAGCACCGGGTCGACGGACTGACCATTGCCATCCACCATGCCAGCGATGTGGTGGGGATGCACGATTCGGCCTCGGATGTCATCCGCAAGAAGAAGGATTGTTCCATTCGGGTCGCTTTCGATCTGGTCAGAAACGGTCAGGCCCAGGCGGTCGTCAGTGCCGGCAATTCCGGGGCCACCATGGCGGCCGGGATGTTCGTCCTCAAACGGATCCCCGGCATCGATCGTCCGGCCATCGCCACCATCATGCCCAACATCAAGGACAAGACGCTGGTTCTCGATGTCGGCGGCAATGTGGACTGCAAGCCCCTTCATCTGGTTCAGTTCGCATTGATGGGGGAAGTCTACACCCGAAGGGTTCTCGGTAAGGAGCGCCCGAAGGTCGGACTTCTTTCCAACGGCGAGGAGGAGAGCAAGGGGAACGATCTTACACGGGAGGCCCATCGCCTCCTGAAGAGCGCCTCCTTCAATTACGTCGGATACGTCGAGGGGCGGGATATTTATAACGGCTCTGTCGATGTGGTGGTCTGCGACGGCTTTGTCGGCAACGTTGTTCTCAAGGTTGCCGAGGGTTTGTCCGAGGGGATCTTTACCATGCTGCGCAAGGAAATCGGCAGTCGTCCCCTTGCCAAGATCGGCTACCTTCTGGCCCGTCCCGCTTTTCAGGCCTTCCGTAAGAGGGTCGATTATTCCGAATATGGCGGTGCTCCCCTGCTCGGCATTGACGGGACCGGCGTCATCTGCCACGGGGGATCGAGTCCCAAGGCGATCATGAATGCCGTCCGTATGTCCAGGGAGTGCGTCGTCAAGAAGGTCAACCAGACCATGATTGCCCAGATTCAAGAATATTGTGACGGGCAGCCCGCGGCCGTCGATGCGTCATCTGCAACCCAAGGGTAG
- a CDS encoding polysaccharide deacetylase family protein translates to MSSGIRLAVFALILSLLATSALAGEANVFVYHRFGDDRYPSTNISIETFAAQLQLLKERDYTVLTLGEIVDRLRDGKALPERCAALTVDDAYTTFLSGAMPLLRRFGYPVTLFVNTDTVGGRGYLGWEELRGLAVEGVEIGNHTASHLYLLNRKAGEDPGSWRQRITADIRKAQRLLETELGRRPLLFAYPFGEYSPEVIEILKGEGYRGAAAQQSGVVSSGNDLFTLPRFPMGGPYATFEGFREKLAMRALPVTVLSPAGPVIEGEDPPTLRVRIEGRGIDLTRLRCFVQGQGEAAIVPDSAGGAGAYLVRAAAPLAGRRNKYTLTAPAKDGGRWYWFSQLWVNPTR, encoded by the coding sequence ATGTCTTCAGGTATCCGTCTCGCCGTTTTTGCCCTGATCCTCTCCCTGCTGGCGACCTCGGCCCTGGCCGGAGAGGCCAACGTCTTTGTCTACCACCGTTTTGGCGATGACCGTTATCCCTCCACCAATATTTCCATCGAAACCTTTGCCGCCCAGTTGCAACTCCTGAAGGAACGGGATTACACGGTCCTGACCCTCGGGGAGATCGTCGATCGTCTCCGTGACGGCAAAGCCCTCCCCGAACGCTGCGCGGCCCTGACCGTCGATGACGCCTATACCACGTTCCTCAGCGGGGCCATGCCTCTGCTGCGCCGCTTCGGTTATCCGGTGACACTCTTCGTCAATACCGATACCGTCGGCGGCCGGGGATACCTGGGGTGGGAGGAGTTGCGGGGACTGGCCGTCGAGGGAGTAGAGATCGGCAACCATACGGCGTCCCATCTCTATCTGCTCAACCGTAAGGCTGGAGAGGATCCGGGGTCCTGGCGGCAGCGGATTACGGCGGATATCCGCAAGGCGCAGCGCCTCCTTGAAACGGAATTGGGAAGGCGCCCCCTCCTCTTTGCCTACCCCTTCGGGGAGTACTCACCGGAGGTGATCGAGATCCTGAAGGGGGAGGGTTATCGGGGAGCGGCGGCGCAACAGTCGGGAGTGGTCTCTTCCGGGAACGACCTCTTTACCCTGCCGCGTTTTCCCATGGGAGGCCCTTATGCCACGTTTGAGGGGTTCAGGGAGAAATTGGCGATGCGGGCTCTGCCGGTGACCGTTTTGTCCCCTGCCGGACCGGTGATCGAAGGCGAGGACCCACCAACACTGCGGGTGCGGATTGAGGGGCGGGGGATCGACCTGACCCGGTTGCGCTGTTTCGTGCAGGGACAGGGGGAGGCGGCCATCGTTCCGGATAGCGCAGGAGGCGCCGGTGCCTACTTGGTTCGCGCCGCTGCTCCGCTTGCCGGTCGCCGCAACAAATATACCCTGACGGCACCGGCGAAGGACGGGGGACGATGGTACTGGTTCAGTCAGTTGTGGGTGAATCCGACTCGCTGA
- a CDS encoding histidine triad nucleotide-binding protein, whose protein sequence is MSDKCIFCKIIAGEIPGKFVYEDEEIVAFGDLNPQAPHHYLIVPRKHIRTTLDLTTADNVLIGHIHQVAGKLAHDLGFAEDGFRLVNNCNEGAGQSVWHIHFHLLGGRDFSWPPG, encoded by the coding sequence ATGTCGGACAAATGTATCTTCTGTAAAATCATCGCCGGAGAAATTCCCGGCAAATTCGTTTACGAGGATGAAGAGATTGTGGCTTTTGGCGACCTCAATCCCCAGGCTCCTCACCACTATCTCATCGTCCCCCGCAAACATATCCGCACCACCCTCGACCTGACCACCGCCGACAATGTTCTGATCGGGCATATTCACCAGGTGGCGGGAAAGCTGGCCCATGATCTGGGTTTCGCCGAGGACGGCTTTCGCCTCGTCAACAACTGCAACGAGGGGGCCGGCCAGTCGGTCTGGCACATTCACTTTCACCTTCTGGGCGGCAGGGATTTTTCCTGGCCGCCGGGGTAG
- a CDS encoding HD domain-containing protein, whose product MPGKDNRQEQRLISEMMELLVTHYGGSLSDEALDQGILAIQRAIELGRRSHSGQFRKSGEAYFIHPLRVAHLAARHWMDFSSVLAAILHDVVEDTPVTLGEIEADYGPEVALLVNGLTKASDEKLSREALKAETYRKQLLAAIEDVRVLCLKFWDRTDNLETISALNPAKQSLIAEETRTVYVPLARHLGMGDVANVLDALSLEILYPRRSQRYQETIRALQSQVEIPLRKIRSEINNVCEHHKIGVLLRDRWRPFSVAAAKAMSRGFPTLYTLEIQVDRTMDAYLALGLLHNLYSPIPGKLRDHLNVTSQFGYQALKTTVQAGIYRMRVEITTRKLARFNEAGVLAPGFEFRRANFQELMRSLLDGESAFDTEGLRLASASIQVYTPRGDVRTLPEGSSALDFAFDIHEDLGLHACRARINGQTRLLKSRLMDGDQVEVEQCKIPEVLPKWLEWTATPRARNSIRRYLRSRVKEAS is encoded by the coding sequence GTGCCAGGTAAGGATAACCGCCAGGAACAACGTTTGATCAGCGAGATGATGGAGCTTCTGGTCACCCATTACGGGGGGAGCCTGAGTGACGAGGCTCTCGATCAGGGGATTCTGGCCATACAGAGGGCCATCGAACTCGGACGCCGGTCCCACTCCGGGCAGTTTCGAAAATCGGGAGAAGCCTACTTCATCCATCCGCTGCGGGTGGCACACCTCGCCGCCCGGCACTGGATGGACTTCTCGTCGGTATTGGCGGCGATTCTCCACGATGTGGTGGAAGATACGCCGGTGACCCTGGGCGAAATTGAAGCCGATTACGGTCCGGAAGTGGCGCTGCTGGTCAACGGGCTCACCAAGGCGTCGGACGAAAAACTCAGCCGCGAGGCGCTGAAGGCCGAAACCTACCGCAAGCAACTGCTGGCGGCAATCGAGGATGTCCGGGTCCTGTGTCTTAAATTCTGGGACCGGACCGACAATCTGGAGACGATCAGCGCCCTCAATCCGGCAAAGCAGTCGCTGATCGCCGAAGAGACGCGCACCGTTTATGTCCCTCTCGCCCGGCATCTCGGAATGGGGGACGTCGCCAACGTCCTCGACGCCCTTTCTCTGGAAATTCTCTACCCGCGGCGTTCCCAGCGTTACCAGGAGACCATCAGGGCCCTGCAGAGCCAGGTCGAGATCCCCCTTCGTAAGATCCGTTCCGAAATCAACAATGTCTGCGAGCATCACAAGATCGGGGTGCTGCTGCGCGACCGCTGGCGCCCCTTTTCCGTCGCTGCCGCCAAGGCGATGAGTCGAGGCTTCCCGACCCTCTATACTCTGGAAATTCAGGTTGACCGGACGATGGACGCCTATCTGGCTCTCGGCCTGCTGCACAACCTGTATTCCCCGATCCCCGGAAAACTCAGGGATCATTTGAACGTGACCTCCCAGTTCGGATACCAGGCCCTGAAAACCACGGTGCAGGCCGGCATCTACAGGATGCGGGTCGAGATTACCACCCGTAAACTGGCCCGCTTCAACGAAGCCGGGGTTCTGGCCCCCGGTTTCGAATTCCGCAGGGCCAATTTTCAGGAACTGATGCGCTCCCTACTCGACGGAGAGTCGGCTTTCGACACCGAGGGCCTGCGTCTGGCTTCGGCTTCAATCCAGGTTTACACCCCCCGCGGAGATGTTCGCACACTTCCCGAGGGGAGCAGCGCCCTCGACTTTGCCTTCGATATCCACGAAGACCTCGGTCTTCATGCCTGCAGGGCCCGCATCAACGGGCAGACGAGGCTTCTCAAGTCACGTTTGATGGACGGCGACCAGGTGGAGGTCGAACAATGTAAAATACCCGAGGTCCTCCCCAAATGGCTGGAGTGGACTGCAACTCCCCGGGCACGAAACTCTATTCGCCGCTATCTGCGCAGCCGGGTGAAGGAGGCCTCCTGA
- a CDS encoding beta-ketoacyl-ACP synthase III, whose amino-acid sequence MKKARIIGTGSYVPEKVLTNFDLEKTLDTTDEWIVARTGIHERHVAAEGEFTSDLATNAARKALEMAGVAAEEIDLIVVGTITGDFPWPATACLVQSNLGIKGCAAFDVSAACSGFLYALDAATKQIQSGAVKKALVIGAEVLTRAIDWQDRNTCVLFGDGAGAVVLEAQEGDQGVLSTHLHADGSYWELLYQPGFGSRFPASAEGLAERLPFLKMQGNEVFKVAVRSLHEVAVEALEANGLVASDIDLFIPHQANRRILEATAKRLGLRDEQVYINVDRFGNTSGASIPIALDEANRLGRIKAGDMLLFDAFGGGFTWAAAMVRW is encoded by the coding sequence TTGAAGAAAGCTCGTATTATCGGTACCGGTTCCTACGTTCCCGAAAAAGTCCTGACAAACTTCGACCTGGAAAAAACGCTCGATACGACCGACGAGTGGATTGTCGCTCGCACCGGAATCCATGAACGTCATGTGGCCGCCGAAGGCGAATTTACCTCGGATCTGGCGACCAACGCCGCTCGGAAAGCTCTAGAAATGGCCGGCGTCGCCGCCGAAGAGATTGACCTCATCGTCGTTGGAACCATCACCGGCGATTTCCCCTGGCCGGCAACCGCCTGTCTGGTCCAGAGTAACCTTGGGATCAAGGGGTGCGCCGCTTTCGACGTTTCCGCCGCCTGCAGCGGATTTCTCTATGCGCTGGATGCCGCCACAAAGCAGATTCAATCCGGAGCCGTGAAAAAGGCCCTGGTGATCGGTGCCGAGGTCCTGACCCGGGCCATCGACTGGCAGGATCGCAACACCTGTGTCCTTTTTGGCGATGGTGCCGGCGCTGTCGTTCTCGAGGCGCAGGAGGGGGACCAGGGCGTTCTCTCGACTCATCTGCATGCCGACGGTTCCTACTGGGAACTCCTCTACCAACCCGGTTTCGGTTCCCGTTTTCCGGCCTCTGCCGAGGGGTTGGCCGAACGACTCCCCTTTTTGAAGATGCAGGGGAACGAAGTGTTCAAGGTGGCCGTTCGCTCCTTGCACGAGGTGGCCGTGGAAGCTCTCGAGGCCAATGGGCTTGTTGCGTCGGATATTGACCTCTTTATCCCCCATCAGGCCAATCGGCGAATTCTCGAAGCGACCGCCAAACGTCTCGGCCTTAGGGATGAACAGGTCTATATCAACGTCGACCGGTTTGGGAACACCTCCGGCGCCTCCATCCCCATCGCCCTGGACGAGGCGAACCGTCTGGGACGAATCAAGGCGGGGGACATGCTGCTTTTTGATGCCTTTGGCGGCGGATTTACCTGGGCCGCCGCAATGGTGCGCTGGTAA